The Longimicrobium sp. genome includes the window ACTACGAGGTGGAGATCGAGGGCCGCCAGGTGGACCCGCTCAACTTCATCGTCGCGGACGCCATCCCCGACTGATCTCGCGCGAGACGCGGCCGGCCGAGGCCCTCACCCGAAAAAGAAGGCGAGACAAACTGCCGTCTCGCCTTCTTTTTCGACCTCTCCCAAAACAGCCTGGGAGAGGTAACGGCAACTCATCGAAGCACTTGCCTTCGGTTCTCCCCCTTCTCCTGCAGTTCGGGAGAAGGGGGACGGGGGGATGAGGGGCCGCTCAGAAGAACAGCCCGCGCGCCATCGCCGTGGCGGCGAAGACCATCGCCACCACGAGGAACGCCTGGATGATGCTGATGCGCGCGAGGGCCGGCGCGGCGTGCAGGTCCAGCACCTCGCCGCGAGCCATGCTCCTGCGCCAGCGGATCAGCGTCAGCATCGGCCAGACCTCCAGGCCGAGGATCAGCATCAGCAACGCCATCTTCACCAGGAAGGCGTTGCTCTGGAGGTAGTACGACGCGCCTTTCTCGAATCCCCC containing:
- a CDS encoding DUF2214 family protein produces the protein MVRWILAALHLLALGIGLGAVWTRARALRGTPDAAELRRAFAADGLWGLAALLWISTGLIRAFGGFEKGASYYLQSNAFLVKMALLMLILGLEVWPMLTLIRWRRSMARGEVLDLHAAPALARISIIQAFLVVAMVFAATAMARGLFF